One window of Acidimicrobiales bacterium genomic DNA carries:
- a CDS encoding metalloregulator ArsR/SmtB family transcription factor, whose translation MSAQPVVEPGNEQFGLAVETFKLLGDVTRLKILWALLHSEHSVGELAGHVEAQPPAVSQHLAKLRAARLVRVRRDGNRIFYAAENAHVRHLVEEALSHTEHLVGAAVHGELGEPASTGRRQRGA comes from the coding sequence GTGAGTGCGCAGCCAGTTGTGGAGCCAGGAAACGAGCAGTTCGGGCTCGCCGTCGAGACCTTCAAGCTGCTCGGCGACGTGACTCGCCTGAAGATCCTGTGGGCGCTACTCCACAGCGAGCATTCCGTGGGGGAGCTCGCCGGTCATGTCGAGGCACAACCGCCGGCTGTGTCTCAGCACCTGGCGAAGCTGCGGGCCGCCCGACTGGTGCGGGTCCGTCGGGATGGAAACCGGATCTTCTACGCCGCTGAGAACGCCCATGTCCGCCATCTGGTCGAGGAGGCGCTGTCCCATACCGAGCATCTTGTCGGTGCCGCCGTCCATGGCGAGCTTGGCGAGCCCGCTTCGACGGGGCGAAGGCAACGCGGCGCATGA